The DNA region TCCGTCTTCTTCCGGAAAATTAGTAGCATCGATATTTCTTATATCACCTTTAATAAGTTTCGTATTTACATGATTTTTTTCATATGTTTCCCATATACTCTTATCAAATTCATTAGCTACCGTAACATCAAATCCAGCTTTCTGAAATCCCAAATCTAAACCACCGGCACCAGAAAACAAAGATATAATTTTCATCTAAAATTCCCCCTCTTTTGCTAAAATAGTGTATCATAAATAGAGTCAAAAGGCCAGTTTTTTATAAAAATGATGAGATGCTTAGTTAGGAGATAAACATGGAGAAAAATATAATTGATGGTATTTTGAATATCTTAACTATAGATGAATTTAATTTAAGAGAATCTCACATCAGATCCAATCGTGCAAATAGTATGGGTGATGCTTTAGAAAAATTTGTTTTAGATATCTTTTGTGGTAATCATGTAGGTCAATCTGAAGAAACTCAAAAAGATAATATTGATAACTGCTTTTCATATATCGGAAATGACAGTAATCCTCCTGATGCTATGTTAAAAAATGGTGATGCTATTGAAGTTAAAAAAATCGAATCTAGAGGTTCTCAGTTACAACTAAATTCAAGCTCACCACATAGATTTTTAACATCTAAGGATAACAAAATAACGAGTAAAGCGAAAGAAGCCGAAAACTGGAATAAAAAAGAAATGATATATGCAGTTGGATGGGTTAAAAATAATATTTTAAAAGAATTAGCCTTAATTGATGCCTCAACCTATGTTGCTGATACTTGCTATGAAAATACTTTTGATACAATAAAAGATACTATTTCAGAAGCTATAGCAAGTCTTGATAATAAAAATATTAAATTATCAGAAACAACAGAACTAGCACGTATAAATAATATAGATGCTAATGGTTTTACCTCTCTAAGAGTTCGACCTATGTGGCTACTAAATAACCCATTTAAAGCATTTGAAGAATATTATACTCCTAATACAGACGCTAAATTTAATCTAATATCAATAATTTCGTTAAATAAGTGGGATCGACTATCAAACTCTAATCAATTACTCAACAAAATAAATGATTACGATAATCTTTCAATAGATGATATATTATTGGTTGATCCAGAAAATGGTAATGAAATTAAAGCTAAAAAAATAACCTATTTCAAATAATTAGTATAACAATAAACTCTCACATATTTTAATAGATTGGTTTCTTTTGACTATTTTTAATACTCCTTTGGAAATAACATTGTTATTACATGTCCATCATTAATAATCCATACTTCACATTCTTCAAATTGAGGTATGGATTTTATTTTAAATACTGGAGGTACTTCTTGCCACATTTTTAGTGTTGTCTTTTGACTATCAGTTTGTATCGTAAAAAATTGATAATCATCTAAATTAATGCCTTTATATCCTTCATCGTAAAAATCCCAAATATTTTTTATAAGCGACGACGGTAATTCTTTTTTGACAGTTGGTGTTATAACACGCATATTAAAACTCTCCTAAAAGTTAATAAAATTAATTATATCAATGTAAAACGACAAATCAAATAAAATTTTTACTACTAAAATGACCATGTAGACATCTAATGATATAACAATTTTCATCAGTTACTTATATTTTTATCGGTCTAATTACTCCATCAGGAACTCTATCTAAAATATTTATAATGTACTCATCTACTTTTTATTATCAAACTTATTATAAATAAAATATTATGATAAAAAATCAGAATAAACGCTCATTGAACATAACAAAAAAAAGACACTATATTTTAGTGCCTCTCATTTAAAATAGTTTATTTAGGTAAGTTGTCAATTGCATATTTTGCTTCTTCTTCTGTATATTTATTTCCAGCTTCTGAGATTAATTGTTCTTTAATTTCTTCATTTGACATATTCATATCAATTTTATATATTTTGGCATTTTTTAATGCATTTTTTTTCCAATCAACAGTCATATTATCTACAGCATATTGCGCTTGTTCATCTGTAAAATTTTCATACTGTGTAAGTTGATTAAACATTTCTCTTTTAGACATAGGGACAGAGTTGTTATATTCAGTTGCTTTGGATAAAGCTTTTTTATTTTCTTCAGGCACATTTTCAAGTACTTCATCTTCCTTTTTCAGTACTTTTATATAACTCCCATGCATACCAGTCTGACTTCCTTTTC from Vagococcus luciliae includes:
- a CDS encoding NgoPII family restriction endonuclease, with product MEKNIIDGILNILTIDEFNLRESHIRSNRANSMGDALEKFVLDIFCGNHVGQSEETQKDNIDNCFSYIGNDSNPPDAMLKNGDAIEVKKIESRGSQLQLNSSSPHRFLTSKDNKITSKAKEAENWNKKEMIYAVGWVKNNILKELALIDASTYVADTCYENTFDTIKDTISEAIASLDNKNIKLSETTELARINNIDANGFTSLRVRPMWLLNNPFKAFEEYYTPNTDAKFNLISIISLNKWDRLSNSNQLLNKINDYDNLSIDDILLVDPENGNEIKAKKITYFK
- a CDS encoding DUF960 domain-containing protein, encoding MRVITPTVKKELPSSLIKNIWDFYDEGYKGINLDDYQFFTIQTDSQKTTLKMWQEVPPVFKIKSIPQFEECEVWIINDGHVITMLFPKEY